The Candidatus Bipolaricaulota bacterium genome segment GACGTTCACGGTGAGCCTGTCCAACCCGAGCGCGTCGGCGGTCACGGTGGACTACGCCACCTCTGATGGTACGGCGGTGGCGGGGGCAGACTACACGGCTGGGTCGGGGACGGTGACCTTCCCGGCCGGGTCCACGTCGCAGACGGTGACGGTGGACACGATCGAGGACCTGATCGATGAGCCGAACGAGACGTTCAACGTGGATCTTTCCAACCCGAGTGGGGCGACGATTGCCGATCTGCAGGGAGTGGGGACGATTCTCGATGACGATGGTGCGCCGCAGATAACGATCGACGATGTGACGGTGACTGAGGGAGTGGATGCCAATGCGGTGTTCACCATCAGCCTGACGAACCCGAGCGCGAGCGACGTGACGGTGGACTACGCAACGGCGGACGGGACGGCCCTGCAGCCGGGGGACTACACGGCGGCCAGCGGCACGGCGACGATTCCGGCGGGGAGCCTCACGACTACAGTGAGTGTACCGATCGTGGACGATGCGGTAAGCGAACCGACGGAGGAGTTCTACGTGAACCTGTCTGGGGCGACCAACGCCACCATCGGTGATTCTCAAGGGGTGGGGACGATCCTGGACGACGATGGGACCCCCTCGATCGCGATTGACGACGTAACCGTGACGGAAGGGGACAGCGCGACGTTCACACTGACGCTGTCGAACCCGAGTGCGACGCCGATCACGGTGGACTACGCCACCTCTGATGGTACGGCGGTGGCGGGGGCAGACTACACGGCTGGGTCGGGGACGGTGACCTTCCCGGCCGGGTCCACGTCGCAGACGGTGACGGTGGACACGATCGAGGACCTGATCGATGAGCCGAACGAGACGTTCAACGTGGATCTTTCCAACCCGAGTGGGGCGACGATTGCCGATCTGCAGGGAGTGGGGACGATTCTCGATGACGATGGTGCGCCGCAGATAACGATCGACGATGTGACGGTGACTGAGGGAGTGGATGCCAATGCGGTGTTCACCATCAGCCTGACGAACCCGAGCGCGAGCGACGTGACGGTGGACTACGCAACGGCGGACGGGACGGCCCTGCAGCCGGGGGACTACACGGCGGCCAGCGGCACGGCGACGATTCCGGCGGGGAGCCTCACGACTACAGTGAGTGTACCGATCGTGGACGATGCGGTAAGCGAACCGACGGAGGAGTTCTACGTGAACCTGTCTGGGGCGACCAACGCCACCATCGGTGATTCTCAAGGGGTGGGGACGATCCTGGACGACGAGGCAAACAATCCGCCGGTGGCCGTAGATGATAACACGGTTACTGATGAGGATACTCCAGTGACAATCCCCGTACTCGAGAACGATTCCGATCCGGACGGGGACACTATTACCGTGACTGACACTTCCGTTCCAACGCATGGCGCAACTGTAGTGAATCTGGATGGAACGATTACTTACACACCTGATCCCGATTACTGTGGTCAGGACTCATTCACGTACGCGATCTCCGACGGGAACGGAGGGAGCGACAGAGCCGCTGTGACGATCACGGTGAACTGCGTAAACGATCCTCCGGTTGCACAGGACGATACTGCAACAACCAGCTCCGACACCGCGGTTACCATAGCGGTATTGGCCAACGATGCCGATCCGGATGGCACGCTTGACCCGACGACGGTGTCCATCAACACACCGCCGAGCGATGGTTCGGTGATCGTCAACGCCGACGGTACGATCACCTATCACCCGGATCCCGGCTTCAGCGGTGTGGACACCTTTACCTACACTGTGGACGACAACGAGGGCTTGACATCCAACATTGCGACGGTAAGCGTAACCGTCGTCAGCGCCGGTGCCGATCTTGCCGTTGTTAAAACCGCGGACAACACCGCCCCCAACGAAGGGGATACGGTGAACTTCACCATCACGGTGACCAACAACGGTCCGGATGATGCGAGCGGCGTGACGGTGACCGACCTCCTGCCGGTAGGGCTTACTTACTTCTCGGACACCGGGGCAGGTGCGTATGATCCCGCGACCGGTATCTGGACGGTCGGAGCGCTCGCTGCCGGTGCAAACGCCACTCTGACGATCACCGCTACGGTGAATGCGGGCACCGGTGGGTCGACCATCACCAATACCGCTTCGGCGACCGGCGACCAGCCCGATCCAGACACGACGAACAATGCTAGCAGCGTCGATGTCACCGTGGCTGAGGTGGCCGGAGGAGGAGGTGGCGCAACCCAGGAGTGCGAAGGTAAGGTGATCATCAATGAGGTCGCATGGGCCGGTACGGCGGCCAGTCCGGAGGACGAGTGGATCGAACTGCGCAACCTGGGCACGGTCCCCGTCGACCTGACCGGCTGGACCCTGCGCTGGCGGAAGAAGAATCCGGTGACGCCGGAGGATTACCGGTGGAAGACGCTCGAACTCTCAGGGATCATTCCTCCGTCCTCGACCTCGGCGTGCGAGCTGGCAGCGGAATCGATGCCGCTCGTCAAGCTGATCAAGCGGCCGGATGATAACATCTCATGGTTGGTGGTCAGTGAGAGAAAGGAAGACGCGGAAGGGTTCTTCCTCCTCGAGCGGCGAAGCGACAAGACGGTGAGTGACCGTTCTGCCAGCTTAGTCTACGACACTGCACCTCCGTACCCGCTTGAACTGGACGATGACGGCGATGTAATCGAGCTCGTGAACGCCCAGGGGGAAATTGTGGACACAGCGAACGCTTTTCCCAAGCCGAATACCGGCTGGCCGGCCGGTGACGCGACCATCCACGCCTCCATGGAGCGGATCGACCCACTCAAGCCGGATAGCCCAGACAACTGGACCACCAACATGGGGATAATCACGTCCGGGCATGACGCGCAAGGGAAGCCCCTCGTGGCCACAGCAGAATTCATCAACTCGGCAGTGCTCAATGAACTGGCGGTTGAGTCCGCGGTGACGCCGGTCAAGACCCGCCCAGGTGCGCGCCTGGAGGTTGGGATCGATCTTCCCAAAGAGGCGCGAAAGACGGGCTGGCCGTGGATTCGGGTGACCCGCCCCGGTGTTACGGAGGCGGCGGGTGGAGGCGGAGGGGTCATCCCTTACTCGTTCTCCGGCCGCTACTCGCATGATATCTACTGGCTCGGGATCGACACCTCGAACCTCCCGCCTGGTGAGTACAACTTCTGGATCGTGTACGGCGAGGGCAAAGTAGTCCTCGTCCCGATCGAAGTGCTTCCCTAGCAGAGGCGGTCCCAAGCGCTTTCAGGGTTGACAAACCCGGCGCTTGGGGCCACTCTTTTCAGTATGACCAAGGACGTACGTGCCGAGATCGAGGAGCTGCGGGAGAAGATCCGCTACCACAATTATCTGTACTACGTGCTCGACCGGCCGGAGATAACCGACGCCGAGTACGATGCTCTGTTCCGCCGGCTGCAGGAGCTCGAGGCACAGCACCCCGAGCTCATCACCCCTGACTCGCCCACCCAGCGGGTCGGCGCACCGCCGGCGGAGGGGTTTGCCACCGTGACGCACGCGGTCCCGATGCGCAGCCTGGCGAACGCGTTCAGTGCCGATGAGCTGCGCGAGTTCGACCAGCGGGTGCGCAAGATCCTCGGGGTCGACACCGTCACCTACGTCGCCGAGCCGAAGCTCGACGGCCTGTCGGTGGAGCTCGTCTACCGTGACGGTCTGTTCGTGCAGGGTTCGACCCGAGGGGACGGAGTGACCGGTGAGGACGTTACCGCCAATCTGCGCACGATTCGGAGCGTCCCGCTTCGCCTTCGTCCGCTCGACGGCCGCGTTCCGCCGCTCCTCGAGGTGCGAGGCGAGGTGTACATCGACAAGGCCGACTTCGTCCGCCTCAACCGTGCCCGGGAGGAACAGGGGCTCCCGCTGTTCGCCAATCCGCGCAACCTCGCTGCCGGCTCGCTGCGCCAGCTCGACCCCAAGGTCACCGCGTCCCGGCCGCTGAAGATCTTCTGCTACGACATCGGGCGGGTCGAAGGGATCGAGATCCGCACCCAGGAGGAGCTTCTGCAGACCCTGCCCAAGCTCGGGATCAGGACGAATCCGCTCTACCAGGTGTGCCACGGCATCGAGGAAGCGATCGAGTTCTACGAGCGGATGCGGGAGATGCGGGAGGAGCTCCCGTACGAGGCCGACGGGATAGTGGTGAAGGTGAACGACTTCGCCTCCCGCCCGGTCCTGGGGGAGCTCGCCCGGAGCCCGCGGTGGGCAATCGCTGGCAAGTTCCCGGCCGAGCAGGGGATAACCAAGGTGAAGGACATCATCGTCCAGGTCGGACGCACCGGCGTCCTCACCCCGGTAGCGATCCTCGAGCCGGTGCGGGTGCGTGGGGTGGAGATCTCCCGCGCCACCCTGCACAACGAGGACGAGGTCAAGCGCAAGGACGTGCGCATTGGCGACACCGTAATCGTGCAGCGGGCCGGGGATGTGATCCCCGAGGTCGTCCGTCCGCTTCCCGAGCGGCGCACCGGGACCGAGCGCGAGTTCCGGATGCCCGATCGCTGCCCGGTCTGCGGGAGCAAGGTCGTGCGTGTCCCGGGCGAGGTAGCGCACCGCTGTCCGAACATCTCCTGCCCAGCACGGATCAAGGAGTCGATCCTCCACTTCGTGTCCAAGGGCGGGTTCGACATCGACGGGATCGGGACCAAGCTCGTGGATCAATTGGTCGACAAGGGGATCGTGCGCAAGGTGAGCGACATCTTCCACTTGGATAAGGAGACCCTCGCCGGGCTCGAGCGGATGGGGGATAAATCAGCGGAGAACCTCATCGCCGCGATCGAGCGGAGCAAATCGATCACGCTGCCCAAGTTCCTGTTCGCCCTGGGGATCCCCGAGGTAGGGGAGCGCACCGCCGAGATCCTCGCCGAGCGCTTCGGGAGTCTGGACCGCCTTATGGAGGCATCAGAAGAAGAACTCCTCGAGGTTCCGGACATCGGCCCGGCGACGGCGAAGGCGATCGTCGATTTCTTCGGAAACCCGGAGAACAGGCGGCTGATCGAGGAGCTGCGGCGGGCCGGAGTGCGGATCACTGCAGGCGAAAAAGCGAGATCGGACGCCCTTGCCGGGAAGAGGTTCGTGTTCACCGGAACGCTTTCCACGATGACCCGCGCCGAGGCAGGCGAGCGGGTGAAGCGGCTCGGAGCGACGGTATCCTCGTCGGTGTCGCGGAACACCGACTACGTGGTGGTGGGAGAAAACCCGGGCTCCAAGGCCGATCGCGCCCGCGCCCTCGGGGTGCGGATGCTGAACGAAGACGAGTTCCTGGAACTTCTGTCTGAATATGAGTGAGCGCACGATCCTCGATCTTACGCGGGAGGAACTGATCGAGTTCCTTCGCACCCACGGCGAGCCGCGGTTCCGTGCTGATCAGATCTGGCACGGGATCTACCGCGAGCTCGCGCCGTCCTACGCGGCGATCACCACTCTGCCGAAGCGCCTGCGGGCGCTGCTGAAAGAAGCCCTTCCGTTACCCGTTCTTGCTCCAATTGACGTTCAGGAGAGCGCCGACGGCCAGACGCGCAAGGTCCTGTTCCGCCTGCACGACGGGGAGACGGTCGAGGCGGTGCTGATGCTGTACGCCCGACGGCGCACGGTCTGTCTGTCGACCCAGGTGGGGTGTGCGGTCGGCTGCGCGTTCTGCGCCACCGGGAAGGCGGGATTCGTGCGTGATCTCACCGCGGGCGAGATCGCAGCCCAGGCGCTTCACTTCGCGCGCGAGCTCGACGCCCGGGGTGAGCGGCTCACGAACATCGTGTACATGGGGATGGGAGAGCCGTTTCTGAACTACGATGCGGTCATGCGCTCGATCCGGATCCTGAACGACTCCGAGGGGTTCTCGCTCGGGGCGCGGCGGTTCACCGTCTCCACCGTGGGGATCGTCCCCGGGATCGAGCGGTTCACCGACGAAGGACTGCAGGTGAACCTGGCGATCTCGCTTCATGCGGCTACAGACGAGTTGCGGAACCGGCTCGTCCCGATGAACCGCCGCTACCCGGTCAAGGAGATCATGCGCGCCTGCCGTGCCTACGTGGCGCGGACGAACCGGCGGGTGACGTTCGAGATCGCGCTGATCGACGGGGTGAACGACGCACCCGACCACGCCGAGGCCGTGGTGCGACTGCTGTCCGGGCTGATCGCCCACGTGAACCTGATCCCGCTCAACCCGGTCCCTGGCATCCCGCTCCGTCCGAGCCCGCGCGATCGGGTGGAGAAGTTCGCGGAGATCCTGCGAAATGCGGGGGTTCCGACCACGGTCAGGCTCGGAAGGGGGATAGAGATTCAGGCCGGGTGCGGCCAGCTGCGGGCCCGGTCACTCGTTCAGTAGGCCGCGGTAGAAGTCGAGCGCCCGGTGCCCCCAGTTCTCGGTGATCCTGTTCAACCCTTGATTGACGAGCTGGCGCACCCGCTCGCGGCTGATGTTCATGATCCGCCCCACCTCGGCGAGGGAATAGGGGTATCCGTCCTCGATCCCGTAGCGCAGCCGGATGGCGAACGCCTCCCGTGCCGGGATGTGGGACAGGACCTCCTCCAGCTCGTCG includes the following:
- a CDS encoding tandem-95 repeat protein: TFTVSLSNPSASAVTVDYATSDGTAVAGADYTAGSGTVTFPAGSTSQTVTVDTIEDLIDEPNETFNVDLSNPSGATIADLQGVGTILDDDGAPQITIDDVTVTEGVDANAVFTISLTNPSASDVTVDYATADGTALQPGDYTAASGTATIPAGSLTTTVSVPIVDDAVSEPTEEFYVNLSGATNATIGDSQGVGTILDDDGTPSIAIDDVTVTEGDSATFTLTLSNPSATPITVDYATSDGTAVAGADYTAGSGTVTFPAGSTSQTVTVDTIEDLIDEPNETFNVDLSNPSGATIADLQGVGTILDDDGAPQITIDDVTVTEGVDANAVFTISLTNPSASDVTVDYATADGTALQPGDYTAASGTATIPAGSLTTTVSVPIVDDAVSEPTEEFYVNLSGATNATIGDSQGVGTILDDEANNPPVAVDDNTVTDEDTPVTIPVLENDSDPDGDTITVTDTSVPTHGATVVNLDGTITYTPDPDYCGQDSFTYAISDGNGGSDRAAVTITVNCVNDPPVAQDDTATTSSDTAVTIAVLANDADPDGTLDPTTVSINTPPSDGSVIVNADGTITYHPDPGFSGVDTFTYTVDDNEGLTSNIATVSVTVVSAGADLAVVKTADNTAPNEGDTVNFTITVTNNGPDDASGVTVTDLLPVGLTYFSDTGAGAYDPATGIWTVGALAAGANATLTITATVNAGTGGSTITNTASATGDQPDPDTTNNASSVDVTVAEVAGGGGGATQECEGKVIINEVAWAGTAASPEDEWIELRNLGTVPVDLTGWTLRWRKKNPVTPEDYRWKTLELSGIIPPSSTSACELAAESMPLVKLIKRPDDNISWLVVSERKEDAEGFFLLERRSDKTVSDRSASLVYDTAPPYPLELDDDGDVIELVNAQGEIVDTANAFPKPNTGWPAGDATIHASMERIDPLKPDSPDNWTTNMGIITSGHDAQGKPLVATAEFINSAVLNELAVESAVTPVKTRPGARLEVGIDLPKEARKTGWPWIRVTRPGVTEAAGGGGGVIPYSFSGRYSHDIYWLGIDTSNLPPGEYNFWIVYGEGKVVLVPIEVLP
- the ligA gene encoding NAD-dependent DNA ligase LigA, yielding MTKDVRAEIEELREKIRYHNYLYYVLDRPEITDAEYDALFRRLQELEAQHPELITPDSPTQRVGAPPAEGFATVTHAVPMRSLANAFSADELREFDQRVRKILGVDTVTYVAEPKLDGLSVELVYRDGLFVQGSTRGDGVTGEDVTANLRTIRSVPLRLRPLDGRVPPLLEVRGEVYIDKADFVRLNRAREEQGLPLFANPRNLAAGSLRQLDPKVTASRPLKIFCYDIGRVEGIEIRTQEELLQTLPKLGIRTNPLYQVCHGIEEAIEFYERMREMREELPYEADGIVVKVNDFASRPVLGELARSPRWAIAGKFPAEQGITKVKDIIVQVGRTGVLTPVAILEPVRVRGVEISRATLHNEDEVKRKDVRIGDTVIVQRAGDVIPEVVRPLPERRTGTEREFRMPDRCPVCGSKVVRVPGEVAHRCPNISCPARIKESILHFVSKGGFDIDGIGTKLVDQLVDKGIVRKVSDIFHLDKETLAGLERMGDKSAENLIAAIERSKSITLPKFLFALGIPEVGERTAEILAERFGSLDRLMEASEEELLEVPDIGPATAKAIVDFFGNPENRRLIEELRRAGVRITAGEKARSDALAGKRFVFTGTLSTMTRAEAGERVKRLGATVSSSVSRNTDYVVVGENPGSKADRARALGVRMLNEDEFLELLSEYE
- the rlmN gene encoding 23S rRNA (adenine(2503)-C(2))-methyltransferase RlmN, whose amino-acid sequence is MSERTILDLTREELIEFLRTHGEPRFRADQIWHGIYRELAPSYAAITTLPKRLRALLKEALPLPVLAPIDVQESADGQTRKVLFRLHDGETVEAVLMLYARRRTVCLSTQVGCAVGCAFCATGKAGFVRDLTAGEIAAQALHFARELDARGERLTNIVYMGMGEPFLNYDAVMRSIRILNDSEGFSLGARRFTVSTVGIVPGIERFTDEGLQVNLAISLHAATDELRNRLVPMNRRYPVKEIMRACRAYVARTNRRVTFEIALIDGVNDAPDHAEAVVRLLSGLIAHVNLIPLNPVPGIPLRPSPRDRVEKFAEILRNAGVPTTVRLGRGIEIQAGCGQLRARSLVQ